From the Hordeum vulgare subsp. vulgare chromosome 1H, MorexV3_pseudomolecules_assembly, whole genome shotgun sequence genome, the window GAATTAATGCATACAAGGAATCCACTTTCTCTGCCTTACAAAGTACCATCCGAGCTTTCTCTACTTTTCTCATTCTCCACTGTGATTTTATAGGTTTGCTCGCTGTCGATCAATGGCTCTTCTCATGCTGAGCTGTGAAGGATTTCAGAAGCATGAGGATAGAATCAGGGCAACACATATTGGCCATCGGTTGCTTTACTCCCCTGCTGCTGACAATGGCTACAGTGACGATGttagtgctgctgctgctgctgcagatgATAATATCATAGATGGCTGCGTTCTCAGCAAGAAGAATCTTCAAAATATGCCCGATAACGAGGATTTTCTCTCAATTGGGGGTAATCCAGTTGATGAGCTAAAATTGGATGATGgtaacatctctctctctctctctgtctctctctgcaTGTTCCTTTTTAATTGGAGATATTTACACAATTGTCACTCGAGGAAATTCTATGTAGTCATCAGTTAATAGTAGTAAACTATTACCtctgtttacagagggagtagtaatcTGTATGTTTGGTAGATGATACTCACAACAATACCAAAATGACCTACTCCGGAGGGGGAAATATACGGCAGAAATTCAgccttcagtgggatcatgaatgtgTTTTCAGTTTTGGCGCCAAATAAACAAATTCTGACATGCCATAAATGAGTGTGGAACATGAAGATAAACTTACCTGTGGACAGCTAGGCACTATTTCCCCAAAAATAAAACAGTGAGTAACTGGAAGCGCCAAAAGTGCTTTTCCATGTAGAGCAACGAAAGGTGCAGTAGTTCAATCATTTTATGCATTGCAGTACATATGTAGTTTGGTAATCAACATAAGGACAAGAAAAAAATGTTGAAACCACTGCCGTTTAACATGTTATACTCCGAGAATATATCATTGGCTTCTACAGAGAAGCACACATCAGGAAACAACTTCTCACTGTTATAATGTTTGATTTCTCAATTCTGCTTTCTAGTAAAGTCGCCCCTCTCTTCCCTGCATAATTTGGTTTCTCTGTGTGTATTTGTGCATGCATTTATGTTCTTAATTCTTAGAACTTGACACAACTTCGACCCAAGGGAGACTGATAAGTGCCCATCCACCAGTATATGTTGCGTGTGTATTTGTCGGATCATGTGTGTTTCCTATTGTAGACCTTGATGCAACATGTCAAGAAAGCACTCTAAGTACCTATCCACTAATATATATTTCCGTGTATGTACCAGGGTTGGGAATTGTTGAGAGGGTTAGTCCCATTGAATATATCAAGCGGTTACTGTTGATGAGATCAGCATTGGGTGATTCTTCTATTGAGCTAGGTATTAACACTGTCATGCACATTCTTCCACAGTCTTCTAGGGATTGTAGGCATACCGGGGGCCTCTATTGGCATGGTTATTACCAGATGAACAAATTATGTCCAAGTGAGTTATTGATTTTAACACTTCATTAATTACTCATTTCGCACACAAACATAAATGTGTCTTGAATCTTTCTCTACCTTTTGACTAGCTGTCTTGCCACCGATGCGGTACagtcactgtgcatcttcaaacgAGCTTCGGTGTTTCCATAAGCCACGTGCTATGCTCCAAGTCTTTTGTATTAAGTTGAAATCATATCTGGAAGATGTGGGTGGGCCAATTGAGGTGTATGGGTTTATTGCAATTCGTGATGCGGAAGACTATCAGCGCAACTACGTTTTCAGTCGATCTCGTGATAACCCAATCATTGTTAACAAGGTAACTAATCTGTATACCCTTCTGTCTAGTATGATATATGAGTGCTGATTTCTTATGATCGTTGATTTTCCACTTGGATGGTGAATTTAGTTACATGGTATGGTTGAGAAATGTTAATTTGATTGGGAAGTAACTGCTGATGAATCAATTGCTAGGATGATATATTTGGCTGGTACGTTACCAGTCTAATATGTGGAGTAATGCTTCACGTCTTATATAGAAAGTATGCTTCAGTTAGGTTGGATTCTTCCAACAGCCAGGTTGGAGTAATGCTGCACCAATATATATGCTGTCTGGTTAAGCTATTTGTCTAGGCAGGTATTGAATTTTGTTTTTGAAATTTCAGTTTATTCAATGTTGTCCTCCAGCTGTAGAAAATTCTAGGTCTAGGAATGTTTGAGAAACTAAATTGTTGCAGAAGGCCTATTTCCATTTTTTGCGGTTAGTTGTCAGTGGCAGGAGAATGAATTGACGAGTTGGTTCTCACATGTCCGGATGTCCCCTAGGTTGCCACCCCCTCCCGTCATTGTCATTCGCTCATTGCTTTTGTTAGCCAGCCATTCTTCATGGTACTGTTGCATGAATGGCTAGTCATATGACAACACCACATGCACATCTCATGTAGGACTCAACTCTGTCATGACTCTTAGCTTTCTGTATTTTCTTGCAATTTCAGTTATGCATGTCTTGCGCCGTGTAACATATACTCTATATTCATGAGCAATGCAATGGTCACGTTTATGTTGTGTTCCTGCACTCACTGCAAGCAGGCAGTGCTATGCTTAGGCAGAGGCTGTGGGACTTCTAATTTTCGTATTTCAGTTTAAGTACCTCTAAATGACCAATAAAAATTAGGAAATTAGGAAAATGATGCTTAGCACAACAAGCACGCTTATTGTGTCAGTCACGTGAAATACATTGTTTGCTAGGCTTTTGCATTTGAGTATTAATAATGAAGTCATGCCATGTTGCTACTTTCGTACCTTTACTCATCAGACCTAGAAAAAGTTAGTGCTCCCAGTTTTGAAATTCCTTAATATTGTGAATTACTTCCCTTGAATTAAATTACATGATAAACTAAATTAGatgttcatgcagatctatctttGACTATTTCCTTTGAAAACGCTTAATTTTCATTTGGTGCCTCGACTAATTGGATTGCGTAGTTACACCTTGATCGTCTTCCCCTGGTATATATATTcttccacaaaaataaaaataataatatcgaTTCCCTTGTTGAGTTTCAGACCAGTGATTACCTGGCTTTGCTGAGCCCTAGCAGAGGCATTTCGATGACAGTCGATTGCCTGATGGAAATAGATGTGAGAGCCAAGGGACCCACGGAAGACGTGACTCTGGTGGATGGGTGCTGTGATTTCGTGGAGAGCCGTTGCGTGTACGACACGGAGCTGGAGTGCACCCTGGATGGCACCAACGGCACTCTCATCTTTGATCTCATCGTGTTTCGGAGAGCGCTGGAGGCCACCATAGAGCTGTGTTTCACCAAGGTGCCCGCTGGAGGCTTTGAGCTGAAGATGTGTGGGTACACCGCAGTTTCAGAGAGCCTGTACCTCTTCGCCGGCGAGCAGTGCGACTGTGATGGCTTCATCGCCTCGCCCGGGAAGCACCCACAGCGGTTCATCGCAGCCGTGCCGTTCGACGACACGCTCTTCATCGATTTCATGGAGGGGAGACCGCCTGTCCCGTTCAAGGCGACCGTTCATGGCTGCAGAGAGAAAGAGTACCGCTTCTGCAACGGTGCTGTGGTGAGCGTGAAGGTGTCGTGGTCAACGAGCTTCTACTAAGCCTCCACCGACATATACAGCTGGCGAGTTTGTCGACGAAGAAAATGAATTGGCTGCTGCTGCTTTTTTTTGAAAGAAAGTAATTGACTGCTTATTCCTTGTTATGTGGCGTCGAAGTGATGAGTGCCAATCAAATTGATCGTTGGTTGCTTTCTCTTCACAAAAAAACACATTGATCGTCTGCTGCTTATTAATTCCTTGTTACAAATTTTTCTTAATTGCTTTGATAATGTTTAACAAACAATGTGACCATACCTGGGTATGTATATAACAATATCATGTCTACACATCTCACTTAAGGCCCTGTTTTTTTTACAATGATAGAGTTTCATTGAATTTGGAGTTATGGTTAAAAAGTTGCAAGTTTCATGAGTCCATTTTGAATTATTTCTATATATTTGAAATCCTGACGATTAGACTTATAACTGAAATATGTGCTCAGTCTTTCTGAAATAATTCAAATATGCGTGAATTATATGTGACATAATTAAAATGCAATTTTTTTCATAAGTTGAGTGACATAAttcaaatatgtttttaatttcaTCTTAGACAATGTAATGTTAATGGAACTTACACGTTATGAAATTGAGTGAAATAAACGAAatgtcttttttttctttgaaaaTTGATTGAACCAACTGACATAAATTTCACAACTTTTACTTTTTCGTGGCATATTTCACAAGTTTCATATTGCAAATATTTCcagaataatttaaattattaTTGAAATATGTCATATTTTTAAAAAGTCATATCAATTATTTCAAAACAATGAGTGTCAATTATTTCAAAGAAGTGATTTTAGTTGTtccggtatttaaataaaattatttatttttgcacaaaaataatttGAGTTAGTATTCAAATATTTTCACAAAGGTTTCCTATTTTACAACATcgatataaattattttaaaaagtgAATTTAAATCATTTCAAAAAATTAAATATATTGTTTATAACTAATGTCTTGTGTTTGAAACTTATTTCAAATATGATCAAAACATGTGTGAAACATATGTTTTTTGTTCTAAAATCGAGAAAAATGATTACAGTGTGTTAAATAGTTCATGAAATCAATATACATAACTTAGCTATGTGTTGATTGTTTTTACCGACATTTTGTGAAATAATTGAAATGTGAAATTAAACAAAAGAAATAACTGAAAAAATTGACTGAAATCTAAATTAATCTGAATGTATCCAATATTGATCTTGTTTTAAAGACCGTGTTGCGAGAAATTCAAGTatacaaaaaaaaaatcctaaatTGAATTTATGATTCAAAATATATTTATCTAAAAACATTGCTATGAAATTGAATACGTGTACTTTCTATGCGAGATTGACTCTCACCATTTTTGCACACAACCCACTCCCTCTATACACAAATTGAGAAACGTTGTTGGTGCATCCATGGGGCCTACATTGTGGCAGTCGTATTTATTTCTATACAATCGTAAAAGGTTCATGGGTTTATACTAGAATTGGCTGCACCAATATCTATCAAGGGAGGAGTGGTTGATCCTTCAGCAATAGATACCTTCGCCTTTGATTTACTTTTTTCGCGGTGCAATGCCCTAGGATACAAGCAGGAGGCCGAGCAGCCAATATGGTACACATAAGGGGTAGATGGAAACCATAAAAACAAATTTGCAGAGACGCCTAGCATGGTATGAAAAATCTATCTGTCCTGGATTCATAGCACAATGACTCTTCTTGGTGAATTAACATAGAAACGCCACTTAGTTAATAAAAAAATCAACCCTACATCATAAATTCATCTTTACCTCCCCCCCAATGATTTTTTTACATCAAAAATTAACTTTACCCAAAAACAATTACATAAAGTTCTCTTCTTGGGGTGTGTCAATTGCTCTTACTATTTATCAAAGTAGTTGCTAGTTTATTCATTCAATATTGTAGATTTATCTGCCTCAAGCATTTGTTAAGGAGATGTCAGCCTAGGCATTTGGGTACCCTAAGCCGCTACCCGAATCCGAACCGAACCGAATTACCAGAATTGTCGGGTAACTCGGGTATCGGGTTAGGGTTCGGTTCTCATTTTCTGGCTATTCAGTTTTCGAGTTAGGGTCCGGGTTCCATTCTAGCCGCTACCCGAATTATTCATACTATCCTAATTAttcatgctattattacactaACATGTTACCCAACCAACGAAAATAGCCAATCTATTCAAAATACCCACactacccaaattattcatacCAAAATTTGATATGTGCTCCGAATATTTTGGGGTTTTTTGGGTACCGAATTACCCGAACAGGAATTTTGGGTAATTTGGTTCGGGGTACTTGTTTGGCAGAAAAAATTCCGGTTCTCATTTTTGAGTATCCGAATTACCCATAATCCGACCTACCCGAATCAAAATATCCAAAATACCCAAACGCCCAGGCTGAAGGAGATGTATCCATTCTTGCGGAGCTCTACCAGCCCACGAAGATGCGACTGGGCAGCCAGCCCATCTGGCTAGCGACAGCCGTAATAAAAAAGGATGCGCTGCCAAGTTTCGAACCCAAAGACCGGCTGCTTCAAAGCATATGATTCTAGCCACTCGAGCTAGCGAGCTTTCATGTTCACAAAACCTGAAGACACCTAAACGCCGATCCGAATGTTTTAAAAAAATTCGACcgcaattttttttttcaaaaacaaaaagttAATGTTTTATCAAATGGGAaactcaaacattttttaaacatgCAAATGGATTTTAGAGAAgcgaacattttttaaactaCCCAAAATCTTGAATAGGAACAATatttcaaattccaaaacaaaaTTTGGAAACAGGAACAACTTTTGCATGCGAACATTTTTGAAACACCACAATGAAAttagaaaagatgaacatttttaaattttggatttttcaaacggaacattttttcaagacTCCCGAACGAAATATGAAAacatattttcttttgaaaattTGAGATTTTTTTCAAAACGGGAACATTTTTGTAAAAAGCAATTTTTTTTCGAAATTGAAGAACAATGTTGAGAGAAATTTGTGAACAAAAacccgaacattttttgaaactcctaaaaatgaaaacatgaacaatttttaaatttaggaggaaattttgaagttcccaaattttgaaatttccgcAAAACTAGGGAAAAAGGGAACGTATTTAGAAGCTTTGAACATATTAGATAACTACCGaacattttttttttaaattaagaACATTTTTGAGAATCACGAACATTTGTTGAAGATCCAGACATTTTTTGAAAAGGCAAAAACGTATTTCGAATCTTAAGAATAATTTTTGGAAATGatgaacatttttagaaaatcaagaacatattttgaaaaccCAGAACATTTTGAATAATCAAACAAATTTAATTCATAGAACATTTTTTGATAATCCAGAATATTTTCTTGAAAATACAGGATTTTTAATGAAAATatagaacatttttgaaaaatgcagtacattttttttaaaacaataaAAGTTTTGGAATTTGAAAACATTCTATGAAAATACagaacattttttttgaaaatctagAACCTTTTttgaaatccagaacattttttaaaataaaaacagaaaataaaaagaaacagaaaaaattaagaaaaaaaccaatttagggaaccttctagaagtgtCTGAAAACTGGAAAAAACTGATTAGAAACTTctagaagtttctcacaaaaccttagaaccttctagaagtttcccaAAACTTTAAAAAACTGATTGCAAACTTTTTGAAGGTTTCCAAAACCGGGGCCCGGGGCACTGGAACGAGCATGTGCCTCCTGACTGTGTTGTGGGCGTCTCGGTAGTACCTTTTCAAGGTATCCAGGGACACACCGGGAGCCAGCGGCTCGTTGGCTATCAAATGCAAAACGTGAATGTTTTCAGCATACCTGCATGCACATCAAATGCAAAGAAGGGTTAGCAAGGAGATCAAATGACTCGGTTGGTTTCCTGAGTGCTCCAAATGATCTTGGAGCTGCTAGATTTATCTTACTATCTTGTTTAGATATTGGTATTGCCCTTTCCTTATTTTCTCTATTTGTTTGACATGATGATTACGATTGCCATGTAAATCAATAAACTCTGCAGTCCATCTACATATATACGTATTAGGAATACACACTAGTAAAAACATGCTCTAGTCCTGACTGGGTTTGGACCTGGGACTAATATGAGCATTAGTTCCGATACCAACGGCTAGGAACGGACGGGGACACACGGCCAGGATTAGTCTCGGTTCTAGTGGGACTCTAGTCCCGGTTGGcgataccaaccgggactagagtCTTCCTATATAAAGTTGATCATGTGCTTCGTCTAGCCCGAGTCTAAGCTTTCTCTCCTCTCTGCTTCTTTCCTCAAGTTCGAGTTCATTACCCTCCATTTTTGCCAAGATTTCTCAAGGTTAGCGGCACCCATCTATCCAAAGGTTCTAAAAGGTTAACAAATTCATTCtgtcatctctcattgctagtttagctctTTTCATGCtttataagtatagtgatttgtgggttttagctTGGAAGTAATTATGTGAAAGatgtatttgatttatatgcaatctgagctcaaattaacttcgtagtttgcatatgtgtaggtgtggtttacttagtgcctccCCGTCCCCGTCATCACTGTCGTCGATTGCCCGCACCGTCCCGTCACCGGCATCACCTTGGTGAGcttcttgttcttatcctttttataaaaaaatcttatttgtatgatttagatagttactcatataatttttttatttgtatgattgtttgttatataTAGTGTCATGGTTTTCACATCCGTTCCCATCGGCCCTTGTCCGGTTTATGATTAGGATGTGGTATATttcttataactatttgtttcatttcgTGTTTATGATAATTATACCCATTaaattgacatagatatttttatctaggaggtatgtgaaccggaaattgcaaccgaccctcttgtcaagaagttaaatttagttaaaaaataaaacaattatttgaaagaaatattgaaaataattgaagaagagaatatgaAATTGGAGCTGTATGTTGTcggtgtcgtcgatgatcacaagatctagatggatgcaatgcgcttgaagattagaaagattaagaAATATGCCATTAATAAAGAGGCTTCGCATCAGATGAGcctgctgatgatcttggtcgggccattaTTGATGCACAAAGAAACTGCGAAAGTGAAAAGGAGGGGTTTAAATTGgagcacatgttagaggatcccaaAAATTTGGTGTAgccaaattgcaaagatgacaaTAAAAAGATGGGTACCACACTAGAATTGCTGTAATGGAAGGCAAAGAATGATGTATCTGACAATGGATTCGAAAAGTTACTGAAAatgataaagaagatgcttccaaaggataacaaatTGCATGCGAGTACGTACAAAGCAaataaggttgt encodes:
- the LOC123404184 gene encoding uncharacterized protein LOC123404184 isoform X1; this encodes MFYLPASGCLTSGSGFRHSICSRHPSSGRVLYFRFARCRSMALLMLSCEGFQKHEDRIRATHIGHRLLYSPAADNGYSDDVSAAAAAADDNIIDGCVLSKKNLQNMPDNEDFLSIGGNPVDELKLDDGLGIVERVSPIEYIKRLLLMRSALGDSSIELGINTVMHILPQSSRDCRHTGGLYWHGYYQMNKLCPTVLPPMRYSHCASSNELRCFHKPRAMLQVFCIKLKSYLEDVGGPIEVYGFIAIRDAEDYQRNYVFSRSRDNPIIVNKTSDYLALLSPSRGISMTVDCLMEIDVRAKGPTEDVTLVDGCCDFVESRCVYDTELECTLDGTNGTLIFDLIVFRRALEATIELCFTKVPAGGFELKMCGYTAVSESLYLFAGEQCDCDGFIASPGKHPQRFIAAVPFDDTLFIDFMEGRPPVPFKATVHGCREKEYRFCNGAVVSVKVSWSTSFY
- the LOC123404184 gene encoding uncharacterized protein LOC123404184 isoform X2: MALLMLSCEGFQKHEDRIRATHIGHRLLYSPAADNGYSDDVSAAAAAADDNIIDGCVLSKKNLQNMPDNEDFLSIGGNPVDELKLDDGLGIVERVSPIEYIKRLLLMRSALGDSSIELGINTVMHILPQSSRDCRHTGGLYWHGYYQMNKLCPTVLPPMRYSHCASSNELRCFHKPRAMLQVFCIKLKSYLEDVGGPIEVYGFIAIRDAEDYQRNYVFSRSRDNPIIVNKTSDYLALLSPSRGISMTVDCLMEIDVRAKGPTEDVTLVDGCCDFVESRCVYDTELECTLDGTNGTLIFDLIVFRRALEATIELCFTKVPAGGFELKMCGYTAVSESLYLFAGEQCDCDGFIASPGKHPQRFIAAVPFDDTLFIDFMEGRPPVPFKATVHGCREKEYRFCNGAVVSVKVSWSTSFY